Proteins encoded by one window of Pseudorca crassidens isolate mPseCra1 chromosome 3, mPseCra1.hap1, whole genome shotgun sequence:
- the LOC137222799 gene encoding guanine nucleotide exchange factor subunit RIC1-like, with the protein PTHPSTHPPIHPPIHPSTHPPTHPPIHPPTHPPTHPSTHPSTHPPTHPSIHPSIHPPTHSSIHPSIHASTHLPTHPSTHPSIHPSIHPSIHSPTHPPIHLPIHPPIHPSIHSPTHPPIHPPIHPPIHPSIHPLTYPPTHPSTHPSIHPSIHPSIHPLTYPPTHPPTHPSIHSPTHPSVHPSFISLPTYPSHIHPSNYPFTIHLSIHPHPHPNIL; encoded by the coding sequence cccacccatccttccacccatccacccatccatccacccatccacccatccacccacccacccacccacccacccatccatccacccacccacccacccacccatccttccacccatccatccacccacccacccacccatccatccatccacccatccatccacccacccacccattcatccatccacccatccatccatgcatccactcacctacccacccacccatccacccacccatccatccacccatccatccatccatccatccactcacctacccacccacccatccatctacccatccatccacccatccatccatccatccactcacctacccacccacccatccacccacccatccatccacccatccatccatccatccatccactcacctacccacccacccatccatctacccatccatccatccatccatccatccatccatccatccatccactcacctacccacccacccatccacccacccatccatccatccactcacccacccatccatctgtccatccatcgtTCATCAGTCTACCCACCTATCCATCACACATCCATCCATCTAACTACCCATTCACCATTCATTTGTCCATCCATCCACACCCCCATCCTAATATCCTTTAA
- the C2CD4C gene encoding C2 calcium-dependent domain-containing protein 4C, with translation MKKTNMWFLERLRGSGENGATGGEGGDRAAKGPLYSNVLTPDKIPDFFIPPKLPAGPTEPEAQAELGPSTSEQNLASAAPRRGPRSPRLPAKLAAESKSLLKAATRHVIQIESAEDWTAEEAATNADPQAQGAMSLPSVPKAQTSYGFATLAESPHTRRKESLFHSEHGALAQVGSPGTRRRRGGVKANGGDGAPREAGGALMSPSRCVSGGESDTGSSAESSPFGSPLLSRSVSLLKGFAQDSQAKVSQLKHSVGRHGSPSADDSTPDTSPGARRRLARRATPEPGPEPSVAPRAEHAVRIGPRGSVRLLAEYEAAQARLRVRLLAAEGLYDRLCDARSINCCVGLCLVPGKLQKQRSTIVKNSRHPVFNEDFFFDGLGPASVRKLALRIKVVNKGSSLKRDTLLGEKELPLTSLLPFL, from the coding sequence ATGAAGAAAACCAACATGTGGTTCTTGGAACGGCTTCGTGGGTCAGGGGAGAATGGAGCTACGGGGGGCGAGGGTGGGGACAGGGCCGCCAAGGGGCCTCTGTACAGCAACGTGCTCACGCCCGACAAGATCCCGGACTTCTTCATCCCCCCGAAGCTGCCCGCCGGCCCCACGGAGCCGGAGGCTCAGGCTGAGCTGGGGCCCTCGACCTCGGAGCAGAACCTGGCCTCTGCCGCGCCCCGCCGCGGCCCCCGGAGCCCCCGGCTGCCTGCCAAGCTGGCCGCCGAGAGCAAGAGCCTGCTGAAGGCGGCCACCAGGCATGTGATCCAGATCGAGAGCGCAGAGGACTGGACCGCCGAGGAGGCTGCCACCAACGCCGACCCCCAGGCCCAGGGGGCCATGTCGCTGCCCTCGGTGCCCAAGGCCCAGACGTCCTATGGCTTCGCCACGCTGGCCGAGAGCCCCCACACACGGCGCAAGGAGTCTCTGTTCCATAGCGAGCACGGGGCTCTGGCCCAGGTGGGCTCCCCGGGCACCCGGCGCCGTCGGGGGGGCGTCAAGGCCAACGGGGGCGATGGGGCGCCCAGGGAGGCCGGCGGTGCCCTCATGAGCCCCAGCCGCTGCGTCAGTGGCGGGGAGAGCGACACGGGGTCCTCGGCCGAGTCCTCGCCGTTCGGGTCCCCCCTGCTCTCGCGCTCCGTGTCGCTGCTCAAAGGGTTCGCCCAGGACAGCCAGGCCAAGGTGAGCCAGCTGAAGCACTCGGTGGGCCGCCACGGCTCCCCGTCGGCCGACGACAGCACGCCGGACACCAGCCCTGGGGCCCGGCGCCGCCTGGCCCGCAGGGCCACCCCGGAGCCCGGCCCCGAGCCCAGCGTGGCGCCCCGCGCGGAGCACGCTGTACGCATAGGCCCGCGGGGCAGCGTGCGGCTGCTGGCGGAGTATGAGGCGGCCCAGGCCCGCCTGCGCGTGCGCCTGCTGGCGGCCGAGGGCCTCTACGACCGGCTCTGCGACGCCCGCAGCATCAACTGCTGTGTGGGCCTGTGCTTGGTGCCCGGCAAGCTGCAGAAACAGCGCAGCACCATCGTCAAGAACAGCCGCCACCCCGTCTTCAACGAGGACTTCTTCTTCGACGGCCTGGGGCCGGCCAGCGTGCGGAAGCTGGCGCTCAGGATCAAGGTGGTGAACAAGGGCAGCAGCCTCAAGCGGGACACCCTGCTCGGGGAGAAGGAGCTGCCCCTGACCTCTCTGCTTCCCTTCTTGTAA